From the genome of Camelus dromedarius isolate mCamDro1 chromosome 19, mCamDro1.pat, whole genome shotgun sequence, one region includes:
- the LOC105084536 gene encoding putative olfactory receptor 2B3 has translation MNWANESSSKDFILLGFSDKPWLQTPLLVLLLISYTVTIFGNVSIMMVCILDPKLHTPMYFFLTNLSILDLCYTTSTVPHMLTNICRNKKTISYGGCVAQLIIFLALGATECLLLAVMAFDRYVAICRPLHYIVIMNPKLCLKMVAFSWLTGFSNSVLQSSLTLNMPRCGHQEVDHFFCEVPALLKLLCTDTKPIEAEFFFLGVLILLIPVTLILISYGFIAQAVLRIRSAEGRRKAFGTCGSHVAVVSLFFGTSIYIYLQPPASTSKDWGKIVSLFYGIFTPMLNPLIYSLRNKDMKDAFKRVLPIILFYKK, from the coding sequence ATGAATTGGGCAAATGAGAGCTCCTCTAAAGACTTTATACTACTTGGCTTTTCAGACAAGCCCTGGCTACAGACGCCCCTTTTGGTGCTCCTGTTAATATCATACACAGTCACCATCTTCGGCAATGTATCCATCATGATGGTGTGCATTCTGGACCCCAAACTTCATACACCCATGTATTTCTTTCTCACTAATCTCTCCATCTTAGATCTCTGTTACACCACAAGCACCGTCCCTCATATGCTGACAAATATTTGTCGCAACAAAAAGACCATCAGCTATGGTGGCTGTGTGGCCCAACTCATCATCTTCCTGGCCCTGGGTGCTACTGAGTGTCTCCTGCTGGCTGTTATGGCCTTTGACAGGTATGTGGCGATTTGCAGACCACTCCACTACATAGTCATCATGAATCCTAAGTTGTGCTTAAAAATGGTAGCCTTCTCATGGCTCACTGGCTTCAGCAACTCAGTGTTGCAGTCTTCCTTGACCCTTAACATGCCACGCTGTGGGCATCAGGAAGTGGACCACTTCTTCTGTGAGGTTCCTGCTCTTCTCAAGTTGTTATGTACTGACACAAAGCCTATTGAGGCTGAGTTCTTTTTCTTAGGAGTATTAATTCTCCTAATTCCAGTGACATTGATCCTCATCTCCTATGGCTTCATAGCTCAAGCAGTATTGAGAATCAGGTCAGCAGAAGGACGACGAAAAGCTTTTGGGACATGTGGGTCCCACGTGGCTGTGGTGTCTCTGTTTTTTGGAACAAGCATCTACATATATCTACAACCACCTGCATCCACCTCTAAGGACTGGGGGAAAATAGTTTCCCTTTTCTATGGGATATTCACACCCATGTTGAACCCTCTCATTTACAGCCTTAGAAATAAAGATATGAAGGACGCCTTCAAGAGGGTGTTGCCAATAATACTTTTCTATAAGAAATAA
- the LOC105084574 gene encoding olfactory receptor 2B11 yields the protein MNSGNASTPEVFILLGFSDHPWLEMPLFVIVLAAYIFTLVGNISIIVVSRVDPHLDSPMYFFLSNLSFLDLCFTTTTIPQLLLNLWGPDKSISYGGCVTQFCMFHFLGATECILLAVMSLDRFMAICKPLRYPVIMHQRVCIFLVLMAWLSGLANSLLQSSLTIQLPLCGNNKVDDFLCEVPVMIKMSCADTTFNVAMLSIVGTFYSLLPLSLILVSYGFIVATVLRIRSSEGKKKAFNTCSSHIIVVSLFYGPVISMYVQPSATISQDKNKLMSLFYSLVTPMLNPFIYTLRNKDVKGAMMTLIVSLHHQRRE from the coding sequence ATGAATTCAGGCAATGCAAGTACTCCAGAGGTTTTCATTCTTCTGGGTTTCTCTGACCATCCCTGGTTGGAAATGCCACTCTTCGTAATAGTGCTTGCTGCTTACATCTTCACACTAGTGGGAAACATCTCAATTATTGTGGTATCCAGGGTAGATCCTCATCTTGACAGCCCTatgtacttcttcctttccaacctcTCCTTCCTGGACCTTTGTTTTACCACAACCACCATCCCTCAACTGCTGCTGAACCTCTGGGGCCCAGATAAATCTATCAGCTATGGAGGCTGTGTGACCCAGTTTTGTATGTTTCACTTCCTGGGAGCCACTGAATGCATCCTCTTAGCTGTAATGTCCTTGGATCGTTTcatggccatctgcaagccttTGAGGTACCCAGTTATCATGCATCAGCGAGTCTGTATCTTCCTTGTGCTCATGGCATGGCTAAGTGGTTTGGCTAACTCCTTGCTTCAGTCATCCCTCACCATCCAGCTGCCACTTTGTGGCAACAACAAGGTAGATGATTTCCTGTGTGAGGTCCCAGTGATGATCAAGATGTCATGTGCCGACACTACATTCAATGTAGCTATGCTCTCCATCGTGGGGACATTCTAttccttgcttcctttgtcacTTATCCTTGTCTCCTATGGGTTCATTGTAGCTACAGTGCTCAGAATTCGGTCCTCAGAGGGAAAGAAGAAGGCCTTTAACACATGTAGTTCTCATATTATTGTTGTATCTCTCTTCTATGGACCAGTAATTAGCATGTACGTGCAACCTTCGGCTACTATCTCCCAGGACAAGAACAAACTCATGTCCCTGTTCTACAGCTTGGTGACTCCTATGCTTAACCCTTTTATTTACACTTTGAGGAACAAGGACGTGAAAGGGGCAATGATGACGCTTATTGTCTCATTGCACCATCaaagaagagaataa